DNA from Plectropomus leopardus isolate mb chromosome 11, YSFRI_Pleo_2.0, whole genome shotgun sequence:
GCCGGCAGTTGCGTCGGCTGCCTGTTGCTGCCTGTGCGTTTAACGAACTGGTGAAGCTCTATCTGAGTGACAATAACCTCAGCAGCTTACCAGCTGAAGTGCAGGGTCTGAAGAAGCTGCAGCTCCTCGCCCTCGACTTTAACTGCTTTGAAGAACTCCCTGCAGCTGTTTGCAGGTTACCCCAGCTCAGCATCCTTTACCTGGGTAACAACAGGCTTTGCAGCCTCCCAAGAGAACTGAGAGAGCTCAAGGAACTCAGTACTCTGTGGCTGGAGACTAATTGCTTCACTGTTTTCCCCAAGGTGGTTTGTGAGCTCTCTAATCTCAAGACCCTGCACCTCGGTTATAACCAGATACAGAGTGTACCAAAAGAGCTAAGAGGGCTTGAAGAGTTGAGAAGTATCTGGCTTGCTGGAAACCAGCTGGCAGTGTTCCCACCAGTGTTGCTGGAAATGCAATTTCTAGCTGTCATCGATGTCGATCGGAACAGAATACGCTACTTCCCAGGCCTGTCTCACATGCAGGGGTTGAAACTTGTCATCTATGATCACAACCCCTGCATTAATGCCCCGGTAGTGGGCGAGGGAGTCAGAAGAGTCGGGCGCTGGGCGGACAGCTCAGATGA
Protein-coding regions in this window:
- the lrrc10 gene encoding leucine-rich repeat-containing protein 10, yielding MGNAMRGVIAFIPSERCQRFLVGDLKEMPLDRTLDLSSRQLRRLPVAACAFNELVKLYLSDNNLSSLPAEVQGLKKLQLLALDFNCFEELPAAVCRLPQLSILYLGNNRLCSLPRELRELKELSTLWLETNCFTVFPKVVCELSNLKTLHLGYNQIQSVPKELRGLEELRSIWLAGNQLAVFPPVLLEMQFLAVIDVDRNRIRYFPGLSHMQGLKLVIYDHNPCINAPVVGEGVRRVGRWADSSDDEQEDEGSKAMSETTAEVTEVHTEEEHNI